The DNA window ACCGAGGATGCCGATATCGGCGAACTGGTAGCGCGCACCGGTCTCCATGCCGAGCCCGGGTTGATCGCCAAGTCGCGCGATGAGGTTCCGGATCATGGTCAGCTCTTGGCCGACGTAGACCTCGGTGGTGGGATCCGCCAGGTCCCCGGTGGTCAACCCGGTACCGGACAGGCACGTCGGCTCGTCGAGCCCGTGCTGGCGGGCGGTCTCCAGGACGTGCCGGGCAGTCGCCGAGGACTGTGCTACATCCCAGACCGACGGGGCGACGGCGCGCATGTGTCTGAAAATATCAAATGCGTGTCTGAATCCATCATTCCGGTCGCCGCGGTGCGTCCTTAGCTTCATCAGCATGCCCACCGATCTCCTCAGTCCGCCACCCCGAGCCATCTTGTCGGCGGCGCGCAGCTCCGTGATCAGCCTTTTGCGGCCGGTCGCCACCGGTGCCTACCGCGATCTGCGTCGTCCCCGGTCGAGTTCCGCCCCGGCGTCCGTGCCGCGCACGACGCTCGACCCCACGCTGGCGCCGCACATCGCCGACCCCTATCCCGATTACGAGCGAATCCGGCAACATCCCGTCGTGGTCAACGAGCGGCTGGGGGTCTGGATGGTCGGACGCTACGACGACGTGCACACCGCGGTCCGCGACAATGTCGCGTTCTCGTCGAAAGACGGCGTCATGCTCCGATCGTTCGTGTCCAGCGTCGTGCTGCTCGCCGACCCACCCGAACACACCCGTCTGCGACGCATCACCGCGCCCATGTTCAGCAAACGCGCGGTCCAGAGCTTCACGACGGACATCCGCGCACTGGCCGCCGAGTCGATCGCGAAGCTGACCAACGGTGACGTCGTGGACGTCGTGGACGGCCTGACCATCCCGATGCCGATCAACGTGATCGCCCGAATTCTCGGCGTTCCGCAGGATCAGTGGCCGGCATTTCGCGCGGTCTCGGACAAATTCGCGCAGATGTTCGCTCCCCGTTCGGTGCCCGAGGTCGCGCGTTTGATGGCGTCGATCGTGCCCGCCTACGTGCACATGCACAGCTTCATCGACGCCGAAATGCGACGCCGCGACGGCGAACCCGCCGACGACCTGCTGAGCCGGCTGCGCGCAGCCACGAGCGCGGGTGAGCTCACCAACGACGAAGCGTTCATGTACGCGCTGATCCTGCTGGTGGCAGGCAACGAGACGACCACCAACCTGCTGGGTATGCTGCTGGTCAGGCTGGCGGGGGACCCCGCGCTGTTCGCCGAGCTGAAAGCGGACCGCAGCCTGCTTCCCGCCGCGGTCGAGGAGACGGCCCGCTGGGGCTCGCCGGTCCAGTGGGTGACCCGAACCGCGACAGTCCCCTGCGCGATCGGCGACACGGTGATCCCCAGGGGCGCGAAGACGGTGCTGTTCTACGCGTCGGCCAACCGCGACCCCGCCAAGTTCCCCGAGCCCGATCGCTTCGACATCCACCGGGACACCACCGGGCACCTGGCTTTCGGCCACGGCCTGCACTTCTGTCTGGGGGCGCATCTGGCGCGGCTGGAGACGATCACCGCCGCCGACTGCCTGCTCGACGAAGTCGACGGCCTGGAGTTGGCCGGGCCCGTCCGTTGGGGTACGACGCCGTCGTTGCAGGGTCCGGTGTCGGTGCCCCTGCGCGTCACGCGGGGCTGATCACTCGGTACGCGCCCAGGTCCAGCCGGCGATCTGGGGGTCGTCCTCGCCGTGCTCGCGCGTGTAGCTGCGCGCTGCCAGCCGCGCGTCGGCCATCCGCTGGCGCAGCACCGCGGCGCGGCTGCCCAGCCCGTCCACCCGGTCGATGACGTCCATGACCAGGTGGAAGCGGTCCAGGTCGTTGAGCATCACCATGTCGAACGGCGTCGTCGTGGTACCGCGCTCCTTGAAGCCGCGCACGTGCAGGTGCGGGTGCACGGTGCGCCGGTAGGTGAGCCGGTGGATCAGCCACGGGTAGCCGTGGTAGGCGAAGATGACCGGCTTGTCGCGGGTGAACAGGGCGTCGAACTCCTTGTCCGGCAACCCGTGCGGGTGTTCGGATTCCGGCTGCAGGCGCATCAGGTCAACGACGTTGACCACGCGGACCGCCAGGTCGGGCAGTTCCCGGCGCAGGATGTCGGCGGCGGCGAGGGTTTCCAGCGTCGGGACGTCACCGGCGCAGGCCAGCACCACGTCGGGTTCGGCGGTGGCGGTGCTGGCCCACTGCCAGATCCCCAGGCCCCGGGTGCAGTGCGCGATCGCCTCGTCCATGTCGAGGTAGGCCAGCGCGGGCTGCTTGCCGGCGACGATGACGTTGACGTAGTTGCGGCTACGCAGGCAGTGGTCGGCCACCGACAGCAGGGTGTTGCCGTCCGGCGGCAGGTAGACGCGCGTCAGCTCGGCCCGCTTGTTGGCGACCAGGTCGATGAAGCCGGGGTCCTGGTGCGACGCGCCGTTGTGGTCCTGGCGCCACACGTGGGAGGTCAGCAGGTAGTTCAGCGAGGCGATCGGCTGCCGCCAGGGTAGTTCCCTGCTGGTGGACAGCCATTTCGCGTGCTGGTTGAGCATCGAGTCGACGATGTGCACGAACGCCTCGTAGCAGGTGAACAGCCCGTGCCGGCCGGTCAGCAGGTAGCCCTCCAGCCAGCCCTGGCACAGGTGCTCGGAGAGCACCTCCATCACGCGGCCGTCGGGGGCCAGGTGCTCGTCATCCGGCGTCGTCTCCGAGAGCCACACCTTGTCCGTCGCGCCGTACACGGCGTCCAGCCGATTGGAGGCGGTCTCGTCGGGCCCCATCAGGCGGAACCGGTCGCCGTTGCGGGCGATCACGTCCCGGAGGAACGTCCCCAGCACGCGGGTCGCCTCGTGGGTTTCGGTCGCCGGGCGCGACACCTGCACCGCGTAGTCGCGAAAGTCCGGCAGGTCCAGGTCGCGCAGCAGCAGCCCGCCGTTGGCGTGCGGGTTCGCGCTCATCCGGCGATCACCGCGGGGGGCCAGCGCCCGCAGTTCGGGGCGCAGCGCGCCGGTGTCGTCGAACAACTCCTCGGGCCGGTAGCTGCGCAGCCACGCCGCGAGCTGCGCCCGGTGTTCGGCGTTGTCGTGGGTCTCGGCCAGCGGAACCTGATGCGCCCGCCAGGTGCCCTCGACTTTTTTCCCGTCGACCGTCTTCGGGCCGGTCCAGCCCTTGGGGGTGCGCAGCACGATCATCGGCCATACGGGCCGCTCCGGCCGGCCGCCGCGGCGCGCCCCGGCCTGGATGCCGGTGATGTCGTCGAAAGCGTCGTCCAGGGCGGCGGCCAGCTGCCGGTGCACGTCGGCCGGGTCGTCCCCGGCGACCGTGATCGGCCGGTAGCCGTAGCCGCTGAGCAGCGACTCAAGCTCCGCGTGTGGAATCCGGGACAGCACGGTCGGATTGGCGATCTTGTAGCCGTTGAGGTGCAGGATCGGCAACACGGCCCCGTCGAGGGCCGGGTTGAGGAATTTGTTCGAGTGCCAGCTGGTGGCCAGCGGCCCGGTCTCGGCCTCGCCGTCCCCGATCACGCAGGCGACCACCAGGTCGGGGTTGTCGAAAGCGGCGCCGTAGGCATGCACCAGCGCGTAGCCCAGTTCGCCGCCCTCGTGGATGGATCCCGGCGTCTGGGCAGCCACGTGGCTGGGGATGCCGCCGGGGAAGGAGAACTGCCGGAACAGCTTGCGCAGTCCCTCGGCGTCCTCCTCGATGCCCGTGTACACCTCGCTGTAGGTGCCTTCCAGGTAGGCGTTGGCCACCAGACCCGGGCCGCCGTGCCCGGGCCCGGTGACGTAGATGAGGTTGGCGTCGCGGTTGCGGATGATGCGGTTGAGGTGCGCGTAGATCAGGTTCAGCCCGGGCGTGGTGCCCCAGTGGCCGAGCAGCCGGGGTTTGACGTGGCGGGCTTCCAGCGGTTCGGTCAGTAGCGGATTGTCCAGCAGGTAGATCTGCCCGACGGACAGGTAGTTGGCGGCGCGCCAGTACCTGTCGATGAGGGTCAGTTCGTCGTCGGACAGGGATTCGGGTACGGCTGGGGTCATTGCTCCGGTTTCCAGACTCACCCAGCCGATTGTCCACGCCTCAGGTGAACAGTGCCTACCCGTCACCGCGGGCCCGGGCCTCGTAGGCCCGCCGCCCTTCGACGTCGACATCGTCGGTGAAGACGTGTTCGCCGCCGAGCACCCGGTTGATGCCCTCGGCCAGCGCGCGGGGCAAGAACTTCTGCGACGCGATGATCGCGCCGGCCAGCCGGGTGACCCGCACCCGCGGCTTCGGGCGGGCCACCAGGTCGACGATCGCGTCGGCGATGTCGGCGGGCTCGGCGTTCTTGATCCCCGTGGCCCCCGAGGTTCCGGCGATGAGTTCGGTGTTGACGAACGTCGGCATCACCACCGAGAACTTCACGCCGGTCCGCCGGTGCTCGATGCGGGCCGCATCGGTGAAACCGATCACCGCGTGCTTGCTGGCGCAGTAGGTGGCCGCCCCGGCCAGGTACGTCTCCCCGGCCAGCGACGCGACGTTGATCACGTGGCCGCAGCCCCGGGCGGCCATGCGCTGCGCCGCCAGCTTGCTGCCCAGGATCACACCGTAGACGTTGATGTCGAGGATGCGCCGGGTTACCGCGTCGGGTTCGTCGACGATGCGGCCCAGCGGCATGATGCCCGCGTTGTTGACCAGCACGTCGATCGGGCCGAGTTGGCGTTCGACCTCGTCGAGGAAATCGGCGAACGAGTGCGGGTCGGTGACGTCGAGTTTGCCGTAGACGTCGAGGCCGAGGGCGGCGCCCGACTCCTTGACCCGCACCTCGTCGACGTCGCCGATCGCCACCCGGGCGCCCAGGTTGTGCAGGGCCGTGGCGGTCGCCAGCCCGATGCCGCGGGCGCCGCCGGTGATCACGACGACCTTGCCGCGGACCTTGATGCCGAGGGCTGCCGTGTCTGCCATGAGACGAGCACAGCACTGTGCGCCGCGCCGCGCAAACCACGTTCAGGACGGGCCGGACGGCGACATTTGCCGGAGTATCTGTTCGGCGGTACGCCGTCCGCTCACCAGCGCGCCCTGGATGGAGGCGGTGTCACGGTGGTCGCCACACCACCACAGGCCCTCGCGGATGCGCACGGGGCGGCGCACGCGCAGCGGCGGCGGCTGAGCCGGTAGTGCGTCGGGAATGACGTGGCGTTGCAGCAGCCGCCAGCCGCGGCCGTCGGCGCCCAGGACGTCGGCGGCATGGCGCCGCGTCGCGTCCTCCTCGGGCGGCTCTCCCTCCGCCGTCAGCAGCGCCGACGCGCAGATCAGATGGCGCCCCGGCGGGGCATAGCTGGGTGCGGCGGCGCTGATGACGGCGGTGTTGAGTACCGGTCCGGGCGGCCGGGGTCGCCCGTCGACCCAGAGCATCGGCAGCGTGCTGGGCGCCTCGTCGGCGGCCCACCAGTCGGTCACGACGCCGCGCATGGCCGGCGGCGGATGGCCGGTCAGCGCCGCGGCCGCCACCGGATCGATGGCCACCACGACGTCGCGGGCGCGCGCGACGGCGTCGGGAGCCCGTACCGTCCACCGGTTCCCGTCACGCTCGACGTGGGTCACCCTGCGGCCCAAGGTGATTCGGCTTGTCAGCGGCCGAGCGAGCTGTTGCGGCAGTGCGTGCATGCCGTCGGCCGGCAGGCCGGGCACCCCGAGCACGAACATGCGGGCCAGCAGCAGGCAGAACGCGTTGGAGGTGGCGCCGGTGTCCTCGAGCACGACACCGGCGAGGAAGCGGTCGACGACCCGGCGCAGTTCGCCGCGGGCGCCGCAGCGGTCCAGCCGCTCGCGCACGGCGCCGTCGCCGTGCCCGGATTTGACGGTGTGCGGTCGCAACGCCCCGGCCGCCCAGCGCCCGAGCCCGATGGCTTCGCGGGGCCGGATAATGCCCGAGGCGAGCATCTTCGGTATCCGCGCCGGCTCGCGCAGCGGATGGGCCAGCACCGCCGCGTCGCGCTCGCGCCGCACCGCCACCCCGGCGGCGAACGGTTGCAGGCGCAGGGCGTCGAGGTCGACGCAGGCTGCGAGCTCCGGATAGGCCGGGTTGAGCACCTGGAAGCCGCGGTCGCACCGGAAGCCGTCGACCACATCGGTGCGGATGCGGCCACCGACGTCGTCGCCGGCTTCCCACACCCGCACCTCGCGGCCCGCGGCGGCCAGCACGCCGGCACAACGCAACCCGGCCAGGCCCGCGCCGATGACCAGCACCTCGACGTCGTCGTCGGTCACCGCGTCACCAACCCATCGATCGGGGACCGCCTTTGAACGGACCGGTGATCCAGCTGGTGATCCAGCCACCGTAGAAATCACCCGGCTGCGGCACGACGACCTCGCCGTTGACGGTGCACCGGTCGACCCGCGAAGCCATCACCGCGACCATGCCGGCGATCGACGCGAACGCGGGTGTCGGGCTCGGATAGGTCCACGCCGCCTTCGGGGCGACGGCGTTGCCGCCGACGACGTCGTAGTAGGCGGCCTGACCTTTCCATTCGCACCACGAGCTGCCGGACACCGGGCGCAACGCCCTGGCGGTGAACGCGTCGCGGGGAAGGTAGTAGGTGGGTGGGTGGCTGGTTTCGAGCACCCGAAGGGCCCGCGAGGCCGACGCCACCACCTCACCGCCGAGCTCGACGGTGATGGCACCGGTGAAGGGCTCGATCCGGGGCGGCCGCGGATAGTCCCACACGTTTTCCGGCTGCGGGGCGTCGCGTTGGCGTTGGCGAGTCATGCCCGGGTCCCGGGGCGGGCGGTCACGTCGCGGGCCGGCAACACGAAGCCCACGGTACGCCGGGCGGGCGCGTGCCCGGGCGGGTTACCGCAGGCTCAGCCAGACCAGGCTGGCGCCGCCGACCACGGCGCAGTAGATGGCGAACGGCGTGAGCGTGCGGGTCTCGAAGTAACTGGTGAGGTACCGCACGGCGAAGTAGGCGCTGACGAACGATGCGATGCTGCCTGCCACGACCTGGCCGAAGATGCCCTCGCCCAGCGGCCCGAACAACTCCGGGATCTTGTACAGCCCGGCGGCCAGGATGATCGGCGTCGCCAGCAGGAAGGAGAAGCGGGCGGCGTCTTCGTGCGACAGGCCGCGCCACAGCCCGGCCACGATGGTGATGCCCGAGCGGCTGATGCCGGGGAACAGCGCGAGGATCTGGGCGCACCCGATAAGCACACCGCGGCCCAGCGGCAGGCGGCCGAGCCGGTCGTCGACGGCCTCGCCGCCGTGGGCCTGCGCCGCCTCGGCGGCCGGGCCCGCCGGTGCGGGGGCGAGGCGGCGACGCAGCACCTCGCCGGCATAAAGGGCGAAGCCGTTCAGCAGCAGGAACGCCGCCGACGGGATGGGTTTGCCCAGTGTCGTGCGGAACGTCGATTCCAGCAGCAGCCCGGCCAGCCCCACCGGGATGGTGGCCGCCACCAGCAGCCAGGCCAGCCGCTCGCCCGAGGTCTGGATGCGGCGATGCCGCACCGACGACACCAGTCCGGCCACGATGCGCACCCAGTCCCGCCAGAAGAACACCAGCAGGGCGGCGGCGGTCGCGACGTGCAGACCGACTATGAAGGCCAGGTACGGCGACTTCGGGGCGGAGACGTTGAGGTCCTGCGCCCACCGCCCCCCGATCAGCGCCGGGACCAGCACCGAGTGGCCGAGGCTGGATACCGGGAACAACTCGGTGACGCCCTGGAAAGCGCCGACCACCACGGCCTCGAGGTAGCTCAAGTGCGCGCTCACGCCTGGGATGCCCCCCATCGGCTCCATCGGAATTGTGTCGACAGGTACGGCTTCGCGCACCGGCCTGTGACGTTAGTCGACGCCGCCCGCACCCGGCCCACCGACCGGGGATCGCGACGGGCGCATCGAAGCCGGCGACCGGTCCCGACTGTACGGTGTGCAGATGGCCGACGGGTTGCTCGACGCCGTGCGCGTCCTCGACTTGTCCACGGGGGACGCCGACGCGGTGACCCGCCTGTTCGCCGATCTGGGCGCCGACGTCCTCAAGGTCGAGACGCCGGGCGGGAGCCCGGAACGCGAGGCGCTGCCGACGCTGGGCGGTGCCGGCGTGGCGTTCGCGATGCACAACGCCAACAAGCGCGCCACGGTGCTGGACCCGTACGACGACGGCGACTGCGACCGCTTCCACGAACTGGTCGCGGGCGCCGACATCGTCGTCGACAGCGGCCCCGAAGGGCTGGCCGCCGCGTTCGGGACCTCCGCCGCGCACCTGGCCGCCCACCACCAGCAGCTGGTCGTGGTCTCGATCACCGACTTCGGTGCCACGGGGCCGCGGTCGTCGTGGCGGGCCACCGATCCGGTGCTGTACGCGATGGGCGGCTCGCTGTCGCGGTCGGGGCCTCCCACCGGCACCCCGGTGCTGCCGCCGGACGGCATCGCCTCGGCGACCGCCGCCGTGCAGGCCGCATGGGCCACACTCGTCGCGTACTACAACCGGTTGCGTTGCGGCACAGGCGAATACATCGACTTCTCCCGGTTCGACGCCGTCGTCATGTCACTGGACCCCGCGTTCGGCGCGCACGGGCAGGCCGCGGCCGGGATCCGTCGCGCGGGGCGGTGGCGCGGGCGCCCGAGGAACCAGGACGCCTACCCGATCCATGCCTGCAAGGACGGCTACGTCCGGTTGTGCGTGATGGCGCCGCGGCAATGGCGCGGCCTGCGGCGCTGGCTGGGGGAGCCGGAGGCCTTCCAGGACCCCCGCTACGACGTGATCGGCGAGCGGTTCGCGGCCTGGCCGGAGATCGGGGTGCTGATCGAGGCCTTGTTCGCCGATCAGACCATGGCAGAGCTGGTGGCCGCCGGCCAAGAGCACGGGGTGCCGATCGCCGCGGTGCTGACGCCGTCGCAGATCCTGGCCTCCGACCATTTCGAGGCGGTCGGCGCGATCACCGACGCGGAACTGGCTCACGGCGTGCGCGCCCGGGTGCCGAACGGCTATTTCGTCGTCGACGGGCAGCGCGCCGGGTACCGCACCGCGGCCCCCGCGGCCGGGCAGGACGAACCGTACTGGCGCGCCAACCCGGCGGTGGTGACGTCGCCGTCCGGCCGGATCGGCGACTATCCGTTCGCGGGGCTGCGCATCCTCGACCTGGGTGTCATCGTCGCCGGCGGCGAGCTGAGCCGGTTGTTCGGCGACATGGGCGCCGAGATCGTCAAGATCGAAAGCGCCGACTATCCCGACGGGCTGCGCCAGGCCCGCGCCGGCGAGGCGATGAGCGAGTCGTTCGCCTGGACCCACCGCAACAACCTGGGCTTCGGCCTAAACCTGCGCAGCGCCGAGGGCAACCGGATCTTCCGCCGCCTCGTCGCCGAGGCGGACGCGGTCTTCGCCAACTTCAAGCCTGGAACCCTTGCCTCCCTTGGGTTTTCGTACGAGGAACTGCGCGCTGCAAACCCGCGTGTCGTGCTCGCGGAGAGCAGCGCCTACGGCGACAGCGGGCCGTGGAGCGCCCGCCTGGGCTACGGCCCGCTGGTGCGGGCGACCACCGGCGTCACCCGGCTCTGGACACCGGCCGACCCCGACGAAGGGGCCGGGGCCGCCCGGCACGCCTTCTACGACGCGACGACGATATTTCCCGACCACGTTGTCGGCCGGGTCACCGCCATCGCGGCGCTGGCGGCGCTGATCCACCGCGACCGGACCGGCGGCGGGGCGCACGTGCACATCTCCCAGGCCGAGGTCGTGGTGAACCAGCTCGACACCCTCTACGTCACCCGGGCCGCGCTGGCCGCCGGCCTGGCCCGAATCCACGAGGACACCGCCCTGCACGCCGTCTACCCGTGTGCGGGCGACGACGAATGGTGCGTCATCTCCATCCGGGACGACGACGAATGGCGCTGCATAGCTTCGGCTTTCGACCGCCCACAGTGGGCCGAGGACCAGCGCTTCGCCACCGGCGAGGCGCGCCTGGCCAACCGGCGCGAGCTGGTGGAGCTGGTCTCCTCCTGGACCCGCACCCGCACCCCGGCGCGGGTCGCCCAACTGCTGCAGTCGGCCGGGGTCGCCGCCGGACCGATGAACCGCCCCCCGGACCTCCTCGAGGACCAGCAGCTGCGAGACCGGAAACTGTTCGCCGAGATGGTGCATCCGCTCATCGAACGTCGGCTGCCGGCCGAGACCGGCCCGGCCCCGTTCGGGCACATTCCGCCGGCCCGCCAGCGCCCCGCGCCGCAACCCGGGCAGGACACCCGCGTGATCTGCCGGGAGTTGCTGGGGATGAGCGACGCGGAGACCGAGCGGCTGATCACCGACGGCGTGCTGTTCGGTCCGGCGTGATGCCGGGCGGGCCATCAGCGACCGCGGGCGTTCGCCACGCTAGGTTCGGTCTATGACCGTCGACCCCAGGACACCGGTGTTGGTCGGCTACGGCCAGGTCAACCACCACGACGAGATCGACCCGCACCGGCGATCCGTCGAACCGGTGGACCTGATGGCCGCCGCGGCCGGGCAGGCCGCCGAGGCCCGGGTGATCGAGGCGGTGGACTCCGTTCGCGTGGTCAACGTGCTGTCGGCCCGCTATCGCGATCCCGGCCTGCTGCTCGGGCAGCGGATCGGCGCCGCGAACTTCACCACCCTGTACAGCCCGATCGGCGGCAACGTGCCGCAATCGCTGGTCAACCAGGCCTGCCTGGACATTCAGCGGGGCAACGCCGGGGTGGTGCTGCTCGCCGGCGCCGAGACCTGGCGCACCAGAACCGGGCTGAAGTCGCTGGGCGGCAGGCTGGTGTGGACAGTGCAGGACGAATCCGTGCCGATGGCGGAGGTCAGCGGCGAGGATGTCCCCATGGCCGGCGAGGCCGAGCTCAGGATCCGGCTCGACCGCCCGGCGTACGTCTACCCGCTGTTCGAGCAGTCGCTGCGCATCGCCAACGGCGAGTCGATCGAGGACCACGCCGAGCGGATCGGGCGGCTGTGGGCCCGTTTCAACGCCGTCGCGGTCGGCAACCCCCACGCCTGGATCCGCACCCCGATGACCGCCGAGGAGATCCGGCAACCCGGGCCGCGGAACCGCATGGTCAGCTGGCCGTACACGAAGCTGCTGAACTCGAACAACATGGTCGACCAGGGGGCCGCGCTGGTACTGACCTCGGTGGAGCAGGCGAGGCGCCTGCAGATCCCCGCCGAACGGTGGGTGTACCCGCACGCGGGCACCGACGCCCACGACACTCCGGCCATCGCCGAGCGCGACGAGTTGCACCGGTCGCCGGCCATCCGGATCGCCGGGGCCCGGGCGCTCGAACTGGCCGGGCTCGGCGTCGACGACGTCGACTTCGTCGACCTGTACTCGTGTTTCCCCTCGGCGGTCCAGGTCGCCGCGGGCGAACTGGGGTTGAGCGTCGACGATCCGTCCCGCCCGCTCACCGTGACCGGCGGGCTGACCTTCGCCGGCGGCCCGTGGAGCAACTACGTCATGCACTCCATCGCCACCGCCGCCGAGTTGCTGGTGGCAAACCCCGGTCGGCGGGCGCTGATCACCGCCAACGGCGGCTACCTGACCAAGCACAGCATCGGTGTGTACGGCACCGAACCGCCGGACGAATTTCGGTGGGAGGACGTCCAGGCGGCGGTGGATCGGGAACCGACCCGCAAGGCGTTGGTGGAGTGGGACGGCGTCGGGACCGTCGAGGCGTGGACGACACCGTTCGACCGGGAGGGACGGCCGGAGAAGGCCTTCGTGGCCGTGCGCACGCCGGACGGGGCGCGCACCTTGGCGGTGATCGCCGATGCCGACGCCGCGGCGGCGACCGTGCGTGAGGACATCGGTGGCGCCGAGGTCGCCGTCGCCGCGGACGGCAGCGCCACCCTGCGGTAATTCTCAACCGCATCGCGGCAGACCAGGGCGCCGCGGATGCGGTAACGGTCGCGTAAGTGACGGCGACGTGCCTATTGTCGAGTGTGACGTTGGGAGGGGTGAGCCCAGTGCAGATCCTGGTTACCGACGCCACCGGCACAGTCGGGCGGCTGGTCGCGCGCCAGCTGCTGGCTGCCGGGCACAGCGTCACCGGTATCGCCGAGCGCCGGCACGCCGCCCTGGATCCGGGGGTGGAGTTCGTGCGCGCCCCGCTCAGCGACCCGGTGTTGCAGGAGCTGACCGACGAGGCCGACGCCGTGATCCACTTGGCCCCGGTCGATCCCACCGCACCCGGCAACGCGGACATCGGCGGGCTCGCCCGGGTTACCGACGCGGCGGCCCGCTCCGGGGCCCGCCTGCTGTTCGTGTCCCAGGCCGCGGGCCGGCCCGACCTGTACGAGCCGGCCGAGGCGCTGGTGGCCACGAGCTGGGGCCCGACGTTGGTGGTCCGGGCCGCCCCCCCCGTCGGCCGCCAGCTCGACTGGACGGTGTGCCGCACCGTGGCCACGCTGCTGCGCGCCAAGGTCTCCACCCAGCCGATCCGGGTGCTGCACATCGAGGATCTGGTGCGTTTCCTGGTGTCGTCGCTGAACACGGACCGGACCGGTGTGGTGGACCTGGCCACCCCGGACACCATCAACGTCGTCACCGCGTGGCGGCTGCTGCGGTCGGTGAACTCGCGGTCGCGTCTGCACCGGCTCCGCGGCTGGCCGCAGCTGGCTCCCGAAATGGATATCTCTGCAGCACAAGAGGATTGGATTTTCGAGTGCGGCTGGCAGGCGTTCGACGCGATCGCCGACACCGCGCGCGGGCTCGTCGGCCGCCGGCTCGAAGCCACCGGTGCGCCCGACCACGGAAGCCAATTGCCGCTGCCGGTCGAGGTTTTGCCGCGCCCGTCGGCCGACGAGTTGCCCAGCGCCGCACCCGAGGGCCTCGAGGGCGAGTTCGACGACCGGATCGACCTGCGGTTCCCGGTCTTCAGCGCGAGCACTCTCGCCGAGGCACTGCCCGGCCCGCTGACGCCGATCACCTTGGACGTCCAGATGAGTGGCCTGCGCACGGCCGGCCGGGTGCTGGGAGAGGTGCTCACGCTCGGCGGCGTGGTCGGCGACGAGTGGGGGAGCCGGGCCGTCGCGGTGTTCGGCCACCGCCCCTACATCGGTGTTTCGACGAACGTTCTTGCTGCCGAACAACTTCCGGGCTGGGACCGGGAGGCGGTCGTGCGGCGCACGCTGGCCGGTCGGACCCAGGTGCCCAACCTGCTGCCGTTCGGTGAGCCCCAGTTGGCCGGCGGAGCACTGGGCTCGGTCGCCAAAGCGATCGTCGCGGCGCGGTCACTGGCCCTGTTGCGTCACCTCAAAGCCGACACGCAGGCCTACAGCGCGGCCGCCGGGGCGGAGCAGTTGGACGCGGCGCAGCTGGCCGCGCTGCCGGATTCCGGCCTGGTAGTTCGGGTTCCGCTGTTGCGCGACCGAATTCACCAGGGTTGGACCCTGACGGCGCTCTGGCTCATCGACACCGGCGTCACGGCGGCGGCGCTGGAACACACCCAGGCGGGCGGCAGCGTGTCCGGAATAGGCATGATCATGGAAAGCAACCGCATCGCCGCCGAAACCGCCGAACTGGCGGCCGTGCTGCGCGACGACCCGCCGTTGTGCGCCCTGGCCCGGGAAGGGAACGT is part of the Mycobacterium sp. HUMS_12744610 genome and encodes:
- a CDS encoding undecaprenyl-diphosphate phosphatase, producing MSAHLSYLEAVVVGAFQGVTELFPVSSLGHSVLVPALIGGRWAQDLNVSAPKSPYLAFIVGLHVATAAALLVFFWRDWVRIVAGLVSSVRHRRIQTSGERLAWLLVAATIPVGLAGLLLESTFRTTLGKPIPSAAFLLLNGFALYAGEVLRRRLAPAPAGPAAEAAQAHGGEAVDDRLGRLPLGRGVLIGCAQILALFPGISRSGITIVAGLWRGLSHEDAARFSFLLATPIILAAGLYKIPELFGPLGEGIFGQVVAGSIASFVSAYFAVRYLTSYFETRTLTPFAIYCAVVGGASLVWLSLR
- a CDS encoding CoA transferase, producing the protein MQMADGLLDAVRVLDLSTGDADAVTRLFADLGADVLKVETPGGSPEREALPTLGGAGVAFAMHNANKRATVLDPYDDGDCDRFHELVAGADIVVDSGPEGLAAAFGTSAAHLAAHHQQLVVVSITDFGATGPRSSWRATDPVLYAMGGSLSRSGPPTGTPVLPPDGIASATAAVQAAWATLVAYYNRLRCGTGEYIDFSRFDAVVMSLDPAFGAHGQAAAGIRRAGRWRGRPRNQDAYPIHACKDGYVRLCVMAPRQWRGLRRWLGEPEAFQDPRYDVIGERFAAWPEIGVLIEALFADQTMAELVAAGQEHGVPIAAVLTPSQILASDHFEAVGAITDAELAHGVRARVPNGYFVVDGQRAGYRTAAPAAGQDEPYWRANPAVVTSPSGRIGDYPFAGLRILDLGVIVAGGELSRLFGDMGAEIVKIESADYPDGLRQARAGEAMSESFAWTHRNNLGFGLNLRSAEGNRIFRRLVAEADAVFANFKPGTLASLGFSYEELRAANPRVVLAESSAYGDSGPWSARLGYGPLVRATTGVTRLWTPADPDEGAGAARHAFYDATTIFPDHVVGRVTAIAALAALIHRDRTGGGAHVHISQAEVVVNQLDTLYVTRAALAAGLARIHEDTALHAVYPCAGDDEWCVISIRDDDEWRCIASAFDRPQWAEDQRFATGEARLANRRELVELVSSWTRTRTPARVAQLLQSAGVAAGPMNRPPDLLEDQQLRDRKLFAEMVHPLIERRLPAETGPAPFGHIPPARQRPAPQPGQDTRVICRELLGMSDAETERLITDGVLFGPA
- a CDS encoding acetyl-CoA acetyltransferase; translated protein: MTVDPRTPVLVGYGQVNHHDEIDPHRRSVEPVDLMAAAAGQAAEARVIEAVDSVRVVNVLSARYRDPGLLLGQRIGAANFTTLYSPIGGNVPQSLVNQACLDIQRGNAGVVLLAGAETWRTRTGLKSLGGRLVWTVQDESVPMAEVSGEDVPMAGEAELRIRLDRPAYVYPLFEQSLRIANGESIEDHAERIGRLWARFNAVAVGNPHAWIRTPMTAEEIRQPGPRNRMVSWPYTKLLNSNNMVDQGAALVLTSVEQARRLQIPAERWVYPHAGTDAHDTPAIAERDELHRSPAIRIAGARALELAGLGVDDVDFVDLYSCFPSAVQVAAGELGLSVDDPSRPLTVTGGLTFAGGPWSNYVMHSIATAAELLVANPGRRALITANGGYLTKHSIGVYGTEPPDEFRWEDVQAAVDREPTRKALVEWDGVGTVEAWTTPFDREGRPEKAFVAVRTPDGARTLAVIADADAAAATVREDIGGAEVAVAADGSATLR
- a CDS encoding NAD-dependent epimerase/dehydratase family protein, which gives rise to MQILVTDATGTVGRLVARQLLAAGHSVTGIAERRHAALDPGVEFVRAPLSDPVLQELTDEADAVIHLAPVDPTAPGNADIGGLARVTDAAARSGARLLFVSQAAGRPDLYEPAEALVATSWGPTLVVRAAPPVGRQLDWTVCRTVATLLRAKVSTQPIRVLHIEDLVRFLVSSLNTDRTGVVDLATPDTINVVTAWRLLRSVNSRSRLHRLRGWPQLAPEMDISAAQEDWIFECGWQAFDAIADTARGLVGRRLEATGAPDHGSQLPLPVEVLPRPSADELPSAAPEGLEGEFDDRIDLRFPVFSASTLAEALPGPLTPITLDVQMSGLRTAGRVLGEVLTLGGVVGDEWGSRAVAVFGHRPYIGVSTNVLAAEQLPGWDREAVVRRTLAGRTQVPNLLPFGEPQLAGGALGSVAKAIVAARSLALLRHLKADTQAYSAAAGAEQLDAAQLAALPDSGLVVRVPLLRDRIHQGWTLTALWLIDTGVTAAALEHTQAGGSVSGIGMIMESNRIAAETAELAAVLRDDPPLCALAREGNVGSIRALSPSAAAKFDAAIARIGHRGPGDAELAARVFGDDPEMLLQTAAHFAAAAPHDPEATSATLAQRLADAARGSRELAHDTTLRFTHQLRLTLRELGSRRVDADLLDVADDVFYLTCDELVSVPADARLRVKRRRAERERLQAQRPPEVIDGKWTPVDQDPDCTDAPAENE